From the Sus scrofa isolate TJ Tabasco breed Duroc unplaced genomic scaffold, Sscrofa11.1 Contig74, whole genome shotgun sequence genome, one window contains:
- the LOC100522729 gene encoding olfactory receptor 140-like yields MDLPTSPNNVTEFVLLGFTQNPHLRKILFMVFLFIFLVTLLANLFIVITISLSPTLSTPMYFFLTYLAVIDASFSSVTTPKIDLLYQRTTISWGGCMTQLFLEHFLGGSETIVLIAMAYDRYVAICKPLHYTTIMRHGLCQLLVVVAWISGILHATVQIHFVLDLPFCGPKVIDHFMCEFFSLLELACTDTYWRGIVISVNTGGMCLLIFFMLLISYMVILRSLKSHGSEGRRKALSTCGSHFTVVVLCFVPCIFIYIRPVATYPVDKLVSLFYGTFTPFLNPIIYTVRNTEVKNAMRSLLKRRVTWVVHDA; encoded by the coding sequence ATGGATCTCCCCACATCTCCCAACAATGTGACTGAATTTGTTCTCTTGGGATTCACACAGAATCCACACTTGCGGAAAATACTCTTCATGGTCTTTTTGTTCATATTCCTGGTTACCTTGCTGGCAAATCTGTTCATTGTCATTACCATTTCCCTCAGCCCCACACTCTcaactcccatgtacttctttctcacttacttgGCTGTCATAGATGCCTCCTTCTCCTCCGTCACCACCCCCAAAATTGACCTGCTCTATCAGAGGACAACCATCTCCTGGGGTGGCTGCATGACTCAGCTCTTTTTGGAACACTTCCTGGGAGGATCAGAGACCATTGTTCTCATTgccatggcttatgaccgctatgtggccatctgcaagcctctgCACTACACAACCATCATGCGCCATGGGCTCTGCCAGCTCCTGGTTGTGGTGGCCTGGATTAGTGGGATACTCCATGCCACTGTGCAGATTCACTTTGTGCTTGACTTGCCCTTCTGTGGTCCCAAAGTCATTGACCACTTCATGTGTGAATTCTTCTCACTGTTGGAACTTGCCTGCACTGACACTTACTGGCGTGGAATAGTGATATCGGTTAACACTGGGGGCATGtgcttgctcatttttttcatgctCCTCATCTCCTACATGGTCATTCTGAGATCCCTGAAATCCCATGGCTCTGAAGGAAGACgcaaagccctctccacctgtggctcccactttACAGTAGTGGTGCTCTGTTTTGTCCCTTGTATATTCATTTACATACGTCCTGTGGCCACCTATCCTGTGGATAAGTTGGTGAGCTTGTTCTATGGAACCTTCACTCCCTTCTTAAATCCTATCATTTATACAGTGAGAAACACAGAGGTGAAGAATGCCATGAGGAGTTTGTTGAAGAGGAGGGTAACTTGGGTTGTCCATGATGCCTAG